The Pedobacter ginsengisoli region AAGTTCGAGGGTTACTATGTTGGCATTTACAGCAATTACAACCTTCACCCAAACTTCCCTAAAAACTATTTTACAGGAGAAATTCTGAAAATTACCAAAGCGGTGAATAAAAAAGATTCCCTGTTTTGGCTTAATAACAGGCCTATCCCACTTACAAAAGAAGAGAGCCGTGACTATGTCAGAAAAGACAGTATAGCCGCACTTAAAGTTTCAAAACGTTATCTTGATTCACTTGAGCGGGAAAACAACAAATTCGGAATTGTAAAAGCAGTGGTAACAGGGTACACCATAAATAACAGGTACGCCCAAAAGTATTACAGTTTTGACCCGCTATACCGTTCCATATTTTACAATACGGTTGAAGGTTTTGCTCTTAAATACGGGGTAACCTATGTAAAACGCCTTCAGGATAGCCGTTATTACAGCGTTCGCCCAGAGCTGAGGTACGGGTTTTCTAATAAAACTTTAACCGGAACCCTGTCGGCAAATTATTACTACAACCCAATAAAACGAGCAAACATTAGCATAAGCGCAGGTTCAGGCATCTATGATCTGAATGATCTGGGCACAATGAGCCTGTTGGGTAACTCTATTAACTCCTTATTTTTCGAAACCAACTTTTCCAAATTCTATAAAAAAGAGTTTGCAAACATTGGCACTACAAGAGAACTAACAAATGGATTACAGGCAGCCCTTACTGCCGATTATGCACGCCATACCAATCTTGTAAATACTACAACATTCAAAATCAAAGATCTAAAAGGCGAAACTTTTACGTCAAACAATCCTTTTACACCCGATACGGAGACACCTTTGTTTCCAACATATAAATCATTAACAATAACGGCGTCATTAAATTACACCATCGACCAGAAATACATAACCCGCCCGGATGGCAAGTTTTACCAGGGATCTAAATATCCGATAATTAACCTTACCTATAAAAAAGGTATAAACGGACTATTTAATAGCGATGTAGATTACGACCTCTTATCATTAGAAGTTTCGCAGAATCGCATTAGCGCAGGTTTATGGGGTTATTCGTCCTTTGTAATTGGAGCAGGTAAATTCATCAACAACAATACGGTGTACTACCCCGAGGCTAAACATTTTAGAGGCAATAACTCATTACTTGGGCAACCTAACTTAAGAAAATTCTTATTTCTAGACTTTTATCTTTTCAGTACGGATCGCCAGTATCTTGAGGCTCATTTTGAACACAATTTCTCTGGTCTTTTTACAAACAAAGTTCCATTGCTGCGCAAGTTAAAGCTCGAGGAGCTTATTGGGGTTAGCTATCTGAGCCAGCCAATAAAAAGAAATTACACCGAGTTTTACTTTGGCTTACAAAGATTGATTTTCAAAGCCACTTATGGTTTTGCTTACGACGGCAACAAAAGGGTAAATCATGGCTTTAGGCTATTCTATGGATTCTAACGCTTTATGATTGTTCGGTTTTATATTCCTCTATTTCATTAAGGAAGTCCATTGCTTTGGTTAGCGTTTTACCACCAAAGCTCTCCAAGGCAGCTTTAACCCACTTAATGTGCCTGTTTTTATAGGTCAACTTTTTAAATAGGTATATTGATATAAAGACAAAAAACGAAACAATCACGAGCTGTATTAGCCAAAAGCCCATACCGGCATTTGCAACAAGGTCGCTATTGTACCAAAAGGTACAGTAAAACGGAGCTTGTAAAACCAATATTCTGCCAACATTAGTAAACGACGATTGGATTTCGGTTATTTTTCTCTGAGATTCCGTAACACTGTCCTCAATATTTACTTCAGCAAGCATTACAAGGTGCCTGATATAGGCTGCCGTGGCAAACACATTAAACAATATAATAAAGCCTATAGATATCACAAAGAAAATATTGTGTAAGGTATTGATCAGCAAAAACACTAAAAAGGCAATCCATATTACACCTAAAATTACCCCCGTCACCTGATTTCTACGAAAAGAACCAAGCTTATTTGCAACCTTTTGGGTCTGCAATTCTTTTATAACTTTTAAATTAATCGCCAATGATCTTTCCAACTTTGCGTCATAGCTATTCCACAGTTGTTTTATATCCAGTTCTTCCATGTTTCCCGGTTATTAATTGTTAATAATCTTTAAAAATCTTTGTTTTAACTTTTCTTTAATCCTGTTTACTTTGGTACCGATGTTTGTTTCAGATAGCCCAAGAATCTCGGCCATTTCTTTCTGGGTCTTTTCTTCCAAGTAAAGCAGCATCAATGCCCTGTCCAATTCTTTTAGCTCATTAATAAACTGCTGCAGAAGTTTTAAATTGCCCTCGTTATCAATTGACACATCATCTTCTAATACCTCAATTACATTTTCTGAGATCGGGCTCATCAATGCCGTTTTCTTTCTTTCCTTTCTGTACCATGTAATCGCAACATTTAAAGCAACGCGATACATCCATGTAGTAAATTTGCTTTTATTGTTGTAGCCAGGAAACGAGCGCCATAGCTGAAATATAATTTCCTGCACCAAATCTTTTCTATCCTCCTCATCTGTGTTAAACGAATTGGCTATTTTGTAAATTATACCCTTGTTCTGCTCAATTACAGTTACAAACTGCTCCTTCTGAGTATTCATTTTAATACATATGCTTTGAATAAAGTTATACTTTTTTAATCCACACAATTATTCGTTCTTGGAATCGAAATATCACAGTTTGAGTAAAATAAAAAAGGCCTGCATCATAGTTTGTGATGCAGGCCCTTTAAACAAAGTTTTTTTGCTGTTATATACTTAACTTTTTACGAATATCAGAAGGGATACCTTTTTTGTGTAGTAAAAACGCAGTGGTTTTATATTTCACAAAGTTTTTAGTTACATATAAGTAACCATTATAATCGTTTGTAGCACCCCATGAGTTTTTAACGATGTAATATTCTTTACCGTTCTGATCTTTAGCTAAGCCAGTGATCTGCATGCCGTGATCATCGGTAGTTTGATAATCATCAAATGCCGCCTGACGCAAATCAACAGTGATTTCTTTCTCAGCCTTTGGACCATTGAACATTGTTTTTTTCTCATCGTCAGACATGTCATCAAAATTCTTTTCCGGAACGTATGCAACACCATTTTTCCAGCTAAAGCCTTTTTCACTAACATCTGTTGCCCATGCAACACTATAACCACCTTTTAATGCATTGTCAATAATTTTGGTGATATCATCCATTTGTACATTATACACCTGATCGTACGACCAGTTATCAGGCACCATTAAAACTGCTTTTTTATAATAAGGAGCAGTATTGAAAGATGAAAGCTCAACATAATCTTCAGGATTGATACCTACAACTTCTTTAGCAAAAGTTTTTGGAGTGTATTCTTTTCCTTCGTAAGTAAATTTTTCTGGAACTGCACCCATGCAAGAATCAATTGTTGCAATGTATTTGGTTTTCCAGTTAGGGTCAAACTTGCCACCCGGAGCATTTACTGCTTTTTCCAAAATAGCTTTTGTAAGGTTATTCATTCTGTCAGATGATCCCGGAGCTCCGTAATCATTACCATTATAAACTTCTTGAGGCAAAGCACCATATTTAGCAAACATATTAATTACGTCGTGGCAAGCACCACCATCGCCTAATGTTAAGGCACCGTGCATACGCACATAGTTAATTCCTTTTTCAACATATGCATTACGTGCAGTAAACAGATCCGCAAGATCTACAGGTTTTTTGCCCATTCTAATCATTTCCGACTCTAAAAATGAGTTAGTGCTATAACTCCAGCAAGTACCAGACGATTTTTGATTTTTAACAGAAGTAGCTTCAGTATTTATAACAGGTGTAAATTTAAAACTGGTTGCGCTGTTTTCGCTTTGGTTGTTTTTTAATGAATTTACAAGGTTGTCTTGTGCAAATCCAACAGTTGATCCAAGTAGAAGACTTGTAGTCAGCCACAATGATCTCATCGTAGTGTTAGTCATTTTTATAAAAATAATAAGTTAGTTCTATTTGTGTTTCTAATTAACGCATACAAACTTAACAATAATCTAACTAAGGTGGTAGGTTTACAAGAATGTTACATAAAACTCTAGATGCGGGGGCGTTGAGGGGACTTTCATAGAGCCTTTATGGGGCCTTGGTAGGGCTAATTGCCCTAGAAAAGCACTGACAAGATCCCGCCAATACATTAGCATATAGCCATCTATTGTACAACATCACTTAATTTCTTAACTTTGCACCGCATTAAACGCCGTTTGCATCGGTATCAATGAATTATGAAAAAATTCCAGACACTACTTTACTATTGCTATAGTCACATAGCCGAGGCAGAACAATTTGCTGCTGATCACCTTACATTTTGCAAATCATTAAATCTCGTTGGCCGTATTATCGTAGCCGATGAAGGTTTAAACGGTACCGTTTCAGGAACTAAAGAATCCTGCGAAGCATATATGAAAGCCCTAAAGGCTGATGAGCGTTTTGCTAAAACCGATTTCAAAATTGATGATGTTGAAGAGCCTTCATTCATCAAAATGCATTGCCGCTACAAAGCCGAGATTGTACACTCAGGATTAAGAGATCCAAATATTATAGATCCGAACAAGCAAACAGGCAAGCACCTGGAACCTGCAGATTTCCATAAGATGCTTGATCAGGAAGATGTTGTAATTCTTGATGTACGTTCAAACTATGAGCATAATTTAGGAAAATTTAAAAATGCCGTAACTTTAGATATTGAGAATTTCAGAGATTTTCCCGATAAAATAAATGAGCTTGCTAAATATAAAGATAAGAAAGTACTTACTTATTGCACCGGTGGTATAAAATGCGAAAAAGCATCAGCTTTGCTATTACATCATGGTTTTAATGATGTTTATCAGTTGCATGGTGGAATCATTAAATACGGCAAAGAAGTTGGTGGCGAAGATTTTGAAGGTAAATGTTATGTTTTTGATAACCGTATTGCTGTAGATGTAAATACAGTAAATCCAACGGTAGTGTCTAAATGTTTAAATTGCGGCAAAACTACTCCAAAAATGATCAATTGCGCTAATCCTGAGTGCAATGAGCATTTCACACAATGTGATGAATGTGGAGAAACCCTGCAAGGATGCTGCTCGGTTGCATGTACTACCAACCCTCGTAAACGTACTTATGATGGAACAGGATATTATGTAAAAGTGCCACAGCCGATAAACGTTTCAAGTAAACAACTATCTTAGCTGTTGATGAACAACAGACCCCTCAAATACTTTATATTTTTAATCTTTTGTTTTTTCTCCGTTACAAGTTTAGCGGATGATATCAAAAGCATTGGGGTTCCTTACATTCAAAATTATCCCAAATCGCTTTACCTTTCCGGTAACCAAAATTGGTCTATTGCCAAAGGCAAGAATGGCATTATGTATTTCGGAAATACACAAGGCCTTTTAACTTACGATGGCAAATATTGGCAACAGTACGAAATGCCAAACCGCCAGATTGTTCGGTCGGTTGCGGCAGATGATAATGGGATAATTTATACCGGAAGTTTTGGTGAATTTGGATATTGGAAAATAGACAACAAACGCTTAAAATACACCTCGCTAATCAACCTCATTCCAAAAGGGCTTAAAATGACCGATGAGATTTGGAAGATCCATGTTGATGGCAAACGTGTTATCTTTCAGTCTTTTTCGAGTATATATATATACAGCAACAATAAAATAAGTGTTGTAAAAATCCCTGCCTTCTTTCTGTTTCTGCATAAGGTTGATAAGCGTTTTATTATTGAGGCCCTGGGCAAAGGCTTGTACGAGTTAAATGGCGATAAACTTATACAGCTTAAAAACATTGGGGCACCTCTGCCAGGAAGTGTACTTTCTATTCTTCCTTATAAAAATGGCAGTTTATTAATTGGCACCAGCAAGGATGGTTTGTTTTTGTACGATGGAGAGAAATACACCCCTTTTGCCACGCCTGCAAACACTTTTCTGCAAACCTATCAGTTAAATAACGGGGTTAAGGTATTAGGCAAATATTATGCTTATGGTACAATTTTAAATGGCTTGATTATTATTGATGAGAATGGAAACATTGTACAACGAATCAATAAATCAAGCGGTTTACAGAATAATACCGTGCTTAGTATTTATGCAGATGATGACCAGAATTTATGGACTGGGCTGGATAATGGTATAGACCGTATAGAATTAAACTCTCCGCTTTACTTTTATTTTGACAAAACCGGCCTTTTTGGAACCGTATATTCAAGCATTATTTATAAGAATATTATTTATTTAGGAACCAATCAGGGCCTTTTTTATAGTCCATGGGTAGGTGGTAAAGACAACTCATTCAGTTCTTTTGATTTTAAACTGATCCCAAAATCACAGGGTCAGGTTTGGGACTTGCGAATGATTGATGGGCAACTTCTTTGCGGCCATAACGATGGCACCTTTAGTGTTACCGGCAACACAATTGAAAAAGTTACCGGTATAAGCGGGGGCTGGGTAATAAAAAAATTAAATGACAATTACCTTATTCAAGGCACTTATAACGGATTGGTATTGTTTAAAAAAGACCCTGCCGGTGAATGGAAATTTGACTCTAGAATCAAAGGCTTCGATGAGCCATCAAGATATGTTGAACAGGATTCAAAAGGTGATATCTGGGTGAGCCATGCTTACAGAGGCTTATATAAACTGGTGCTAAGTCCAGATTTTAAAACAGTTACCAATGTTAAGTATTACGATGAGCATAATGGACTCCCAAGCACTTATGGCATTAATCTTTTTACATTTGAAAACAGATTGATCTACTCATCAAATGAAGGTTTTTTAACCTACGATGAGATTAGTAATGCCTTTAGTAAGTACACCACCCTGAATAAGGAGCTTGGCTCTTTTGCTAAATCAAATAAGATCATTA contains the following coding sequences:
- a CDS encoding DUF5686 and carboxypeptidase regulatory-like domain-containing protein, coding for MKNIFLTLFLSISTVGLSAQQLKLSGSIKDTEGQTVPFASVYIKNTTIGTSANVDGVYSLNIEKGSFTIIYKAIGYKALEKEITMNDNLTEDVVITPETYTLAGVTIDGNAEDPAYEIIRQAIKKRKSHLNEVKAYKADVYIKGVQKLVGAPKRFFGRDIQKTLDLDTNRRGILYLSESTSTFSYERPNKIHEEMVSSKIAGRNNAFSFNKASDLIINFYDNILLEDKLSARGFVSPISDNAFLYYRYKLLGVSTENGETVNKIQIIPRREHDPVFRGTIYITDDTWHLVNADVYLTSNSGVNLLDTLNISQQFIKTENTYMPSNINFQFNGNVLGFKFEGYYVGIYSNYNLHPNFPKNYFTGEILKITKAVNKKDSLFWLNNRPIPLTKEESRDYVRKDSIAALKVSKRYLDSLERENNKFGIVKAVVTGYTINNRYAQKYYSFDPLYRSIFYNTVEGFALKYGVTYVKRLQDSRYYSVRPELRYGFSNKTLTGTLSANYYYNPIKRANISISAGSGIYDLNDLGTMSLLGNSINSLFFETNFSKFYKKEFANIGTTRELTNGLQAALTADYARHTNLVNTTTFKIKDLKGETFTSNNPFTPDTETPLFPTYKSLTITASLNYTIDQKYITRPDGKFYQGSKYPIINLTYKKGINGLFNSDVDYDLLSLEVSQNRISAGLWGYSSFVIGAGKFINNNTVYYPEAKHFRGNNSLLGQPNLRKFLFLDFYLFSTDRQYLEAHFEHNFSGLFTNKVPLLRKLKLEELIGVSYLSQPIKRNYTEFYFGLQRLIFKATYGFAYDGNKRVNHGFRLFYGF
- a CDS encoding aminopeptidase C, which codes for MRSLWLTTSLLLGSTVGFAQDNLVNSLKNNQSENSATSFKFTPVINTEATSVKNQKSSGTCWSYSTNSFLESEMIRMGKKPVDLADLFTARNAYVEKGINYVRMHGALTLGDGGACHDVINMFAKYGALPQEVYNGNDYGAPGSSDRMNNLTKAILEKAVNAPGGKFDPNWKTKYIATIDSCMGAVPEKFTYEGKEYTPKTFAKEVVGINPEDYVELSSFNTAPYYKKAVLMVPDNWSYDQVYNVQMDDITKIIDNALKGGYSVAWATDVSEKGFSWKNGVAYVPEKNFDDMSDDEKKTMFNGPKAEKEITVDLRQAAFDDYQTTDDHGMQITGLAKDQNGKEYYIVKNSWGATNDYNGYLYVTKNFVKYKTTAFLLHKKGIPSDIRKKLSI
- a CDS encoding rhodanese-related sulfurtransferase; its protein translation is MKKFQTLLYYCYSHIAEAEQFAADHLTFCKSLNLVGRIIVADEGLNGTVSGTKESCEAYMKALKADERFAKTDFKIDDVEEPSFIKMHCRYKAEIVHSGLRDPNIIDPNKQTGKHLEPADFHKMLDQEDVVILDVRSNYEHNLGKFKNAVTLDIENFRDFPDKINELAKYKDKKVLTYCTGGIKCEKASALLLHHGFNDVYQLHGGIIKYGKEVGGEDFEGKCYVFDNRIAVDVNTVNPTVVSKCLNCGKTTPKMINCANPECNEHFTQCDECGETLQGCCSVACTTNPRKRTYDGTGYYVKVPQPINVSSKQLS
- a CDS encoding triple tyrosine motif-containing protein translates to MNNRPLKYFIFLIFCFFSVTSLADDIKSIGVPYIQNYPKSLYLSGNQNWSIAKGKNGIMYFGNTQGLLTYDGKYWQQYEMPNRQIVRSVAADDNGIIYTGSFGEFGYWKIDNKRLKYTSLINLIPKGLKMTDEIWKIHVDGKRVIFQSFSSIYIYSNNKISVVKIPAFFLFLHKVDKRFIIEALGKGLYELNGDKLIQLKNIGAPLPGSVLSILPYKNGSLLIGTSKDGLFLYDGEKYTPFATPANTFLQTYQLNNGVKVLGKYYAYGTILNGLIIIDENGNIVQRINKSSGLQNNTVLSIYADDDQNLWTGLDNGIDRIELNSPLYFYFDKTGLFGTVYSSIIYKNIIYLGTNQGLFYSPWVGGKDNSFSSFDFKLIPKSQGQVWDLRMIDGQLLCGHNDGTFSVTGNTIEKVTGISGGWVIKKLNDNYLIQGTYNGLVLFKKDPAGEWKFDSRIKGFDEPSRYVEQDSKGDIWVSHAYRGLYKLVLSPDFKTVTNVKYYDEHNGLPSTYGINLFTFENRLIYSSNEGFLTYDEISNAFSKYTTLNKELGSFAKSNKIIKADEKKYWFINHGKMALINFSQPGKIEIDSNRFSSLDGRMVQYYENISKISDHIYLISVDDGFVIYNEIDLLKRKKITLPSVLIRKVEDITDTYSTISEVGNTDSEIEIPFSRNNIRISFALPYYRQSSIKFQFFLKGYSKQWSDWSAASQKDFTNLSAGTYTFLVRAKINDENVSKDTEFEFTILPPFYASNWAFALYLIGIVLLLIASKRFYERKLKKDQQAISDKLQAEKEEFLKKEAEATERQIIKLQTEKLQGELAGKNRELANSAMSLVYKNELLQKLSQEMLKIKDSSGKPLAEEQLRKIQKVIDDGMNDERDWNLFESSFNEAHESFFKKLKANHPDLVPNDLKLCAYLHMNMSSKELASLLNISLRGVEIRRYRLRKKLEVPHDKNLVEFLMEL
- a CDS encoding RNA polymerase sigma factor, with translation MNTQKEQFVTVIEQNKGIIYKIANSFNTDEEDRKDLVQEIIFQLWRSFPGYNNKSKFTTWMYRVALNVAITWYRKERKKTALMSPISENVIEVLEDDVSIDNEGNLKLLQQFINELKELDRALMLLYLEEKTQKEMAEILGLSETNIGTKVNRIKEKLKQRFLKIINN